A stretch of DNA from Desulfosarcina ovata subsp. ovata:
TAAGAGCCCCTTCGGAGGCTTCTTTCAGTGCTTCGTTGACGTCGGTTTTGTTGACACCGGATTTCTCCAGGTTAACCACCACATCGACGATGGAGACGTTGGGGGTGGGTACGCGAATAGCCAGCCCGTTCAGTTTGCCCTCCAACTCGGGCAGCACCAGGGCGACCGCTTTTGCGGCACCCGTGGTCGTCGGAATCATTGACAGCGCGGCCGCCCTGGCGCGTCGCAGGTCTTTGTGGGGGAAATCAAGCAGACGCTGATCTCCGGTATACGAATGGATGGTGGTCATCAGTCCGTTTTGAATGCCAAAATTTTCCAGCATCACTTTTGCCACCGGCGCCAGGCAGTTTGTCGTACAGGAGGCATTGGAGATGATATGGTGCTGTTTGGGGTCATACTTATTGGCGTTGACGCCCATGACGATGGTCGCATCCGGGTTTTGTGCCGGGGCGGAGATGATGACCTTACGAGCACCGGCGGTAAGGTGTTTGGCGGCGTTGTCACGGTCACGGAAAAGGCCGGTGCACTCGCAGGCAATGTCAACGCCATGGTCTTTCCAGGCCAGCTTTTCAGGATCCTTGATCGCCGTATAAGCGATGGTTTGGCCATCGACTTCGATGGCTCCCTCCTTGGCCCTGATCTCCATGTCCAACTTGTCATGCACAGAATCATACTTCAGCAGGTGCGCCATGGTTGCCGCATCGGTCAGATCGTTGATCGCAACGACCTCCACATCCGGATGATTCAGGGCCGCACGAAATACCACACGGCCAATTCTGCCAAATCCGTTGATCCCTATTTTTATTGCCATCCCGTCCTCCTTTGTGGTTAATGCCACAAGCCGATGATCGATGATCTGAATTAAATAATAAAAGGGGCGGCCCCCGAACTGAATCGACTTTTTCGTCGTTCCCGATTTACAGGATGGGAAAGAGCCCCGGCAGGCGTTTCATTCCCGTTTATTTCCCTTTAATATGCTGCTGGCCAATGAGATACTTTTTTTCCCGAAAGACTCAAGGTTGACTGCCAGTTCTGAGAGGGACTGGTTTTTTCGGGCACTGGCCGCGCGTATCAGAATTGGCAGGTTGACCCCGGAAATGACCTCGACCCGTCCTTCCTCCAGAAATGCGTAACTGAGATTGGACGGCGTTCCGCCAAACATATCCGTCAAAATCAGAATGCCTTCATCACTTTTCAGTTTTTTTATACTATCGGCAATTTTGTTGCGCAGTTTATCCGCGTTTTCGTTAAGGTCAATGGAGACGGCGGCCATCGCCTCCGGCCGTTCACCGAGAATGAAGTCCGCTGCTTCCAGCAATGCATCTCCGAGTCGGCAATGAGTCACTACTAAAACGCCAATCATATCAATCCGTCTTTCATGGTATTGGGGAAATAACGGAACCGAAAAATACTTTTATGGTGAAATTGATTTATCAATATCGCGAT
This window harbors:
- a CDS encoding PTS sugar transporter subunit IIA, which produces MIGVLVVTHCRLGDALLEAADFILGERPEAMAAVSIDLNENADKLRNKIADSIKKLKSDEGILILTDMFGGTPSNLSYAFLEEGRVEVISGVNLPILIRAASARKNQSLSELAVNLESFGKKSISLASSILKGNKRE
- the gap gene encoding type I glyceraldehyde-3-phosphate dehydrogenase; protein product: MAIKIGINGFGRIGRVVFRAALNHPDVEVVAINDLTDAATMAHLLKYDSVHDKLDMEIRAKEGAIEVDGQTIAYTAIKDPEKLAWKDHGVDIACECTGLFRDRDNAAKHLTAGARKVIISAPAQNPDATIVMGVNANKYDPKQHHIISNASCTTNCLAPVAKVMLENFGIQNGLMTTIHSYTGDQRLLDFPHKDLRRARAAALSMIPTTTGAAKAVALVLPELEGKLNGLAIRVPTPNVSIVDVVVNLEKSGVNKTDVNEALKEASEGALKGILGYCDLPLVSSDFNGCPLSSIVDAQTTYVVGNMVKVLSWYDNETGYSNRMVDLAAMIGKHL